AAGTCGTACTCCTGCTCAAGCCGGGTGGTGTCGACCACCCGGCCGTGCACGAAGAGGTCCACCTGGTCCAGGCCGTAACGGCCGAAGCCCATGGTGCGGGCCAGCGCGGCGGCACTGGAGAGACTCGGCTCCAGCACCGGCACGGCCACCCGACCGGCTCGCCGGATCGCCTGGGACAGCGACAACACCCCCGGGCCGGCGACGTTGTAGGTGCCGGGATGGTCCTCCACGATCGACCGGTGCAGCACCTCCAACGCATCGTCGAAGTGCAGGAACTGCAGACGGGGGTCGCGGCCGAAGACGGTCGGCACGAACGGTTGCGCGAAGTAGCGGGTCAACGTGGTGTCGGCGGTCGAACCGATGAACGGTGCGAAGCGCAGCACCGTCGCCGTGACGTCGGACCGGCGACGCCGGAAGCCACGGACGTACCCCTCGATGTCGAGGATGTCGCGGCCGAAACCGCCACGCGGCACCTCGCGGGGCTCGGTCTCCTCGGTGAAGACCGCCGGGTCCCGGAACGACACCCCGTACGCGGCGGTCGACGAGCGGACCACGAGCTTGCGCAACCGCGGTGCCCGTTGGCAGGCGGCGAGCATCTGCATGGTGCCGATGACGTTCTGGTCCTTCATGGCGGACCGGCCACCGTGCTGCGAGTCGGGGGCGCTGACCAGGGCGAGGTGCACGACCGCGTCCACGTCCAGGTCGGCGAGGAGGCCACCGATCGAGCCGGAGTCGACGCGGATCCGTTCGACCCGGTCGAGCAGGTCGGTGAACTCGGCGCCGGAGTCCGGCGCGTCGACCCCGATGACCCGTTCGATGCGCGGGTCGGCGGCCAGTCGGGCCGCCACGTGGGCACCCAGATAGCGGCCGACCCCGGTGACGAGGACGACCCCCGGAGCACCTGGGGTGCCACCGGGGGTCATCTGACGCACCTACCCCGGCAGGAAGGATCGAGCCGGGACGACCACGGCCTGATCACCTGAGCCTCCGGGGGTCGACAGTTAGGCAAGTGACGCCGAACGCCGGGCGGTGAGCCCGGCGGCGATCACTTGCCGAGACGGCGACGCTGGACGCGGGTCTTGCGCAGCAGCTTGCGGTGCTTCTTCTTAGCCATGCGCTTACGGCGCTTCTTGACCACCGAGCCCATACGACAGCCTTTCGATACAACGTGCGGGGCGGACCGGATGACACCACGCAGGTGGCGAAGACGGCGACCGCTTGCGGACAACGGACCGGACCAGTCTGGGCGGCGGGGCGCACCGGTGGGGTCTCGGTCGGGCTCCAGGGTAGCCGGAGGGCGTCAGCCGGACCAACGCGCCCCCGTCGATGCCGGTTAGGTGGCACCCGGAGGGCGGGGCGGTGGCTCAGGCGGTCTCTTGAAAAGCACCCCGGAGATATTCGTGCACCGCATGCTCAGGCACCCGGAATGACCGGCCGACCCGGACGGCGGTCAGCTCACCGCTGTGCACCAGGCGATAGACCGTCATCTTCGACACCCGCATGACCGTCGCGACCTCCGCGACGGTCAGGAACCTGACCTCCGACAACCGTCCGTCGGACTGTGACCCGGCCATGGCTCACCAACCCATCCCATGCCCGGCGCGTGCCAACCCGACGGATGCTCCGGGCCGGGCGGCGACGCGCGTGTTACCAGTACGGTAGCGGGGCGGCTGTGACCGGCGCGATCCCTTCGTACAACTGATCATGATTCTCCTCGCCGTTCACCCGATCTGTGCTTCCGGTATCTCCCCGCCTGCACCCGGCGTCCCGGTTGCCCCGCCGTTCACTCGGCGCGCAGCGCGACCACCGGGTCGAGTCGGCCGGCGCGTTGCGCGGGGACGACCCCGAAGACGATGCCCACCACCGCCGATACGCCGAAGGCGAGCGCCAACGACCACCAGGTGATCGCGGCCGGGATCGGCGACAGCGCATCGACCAGCAGGGCGGTCCCCACGCCGAGCGCCATCCCGGTGATCCCACCGATCGTGGTGAGCAGCACCGCTTCCAGCAGGAACTGCACCCCGATGTCGCGGGGGCGCGCACCGACGGCTTTGCGCAGCCCGATCTCCCTGGTCCGTTCCCGGACGCTGACCAGCATGATGTTGGAGACCCCGACGCCGCCGACGAGCAACGAGATGCCGGCGATGGCGGCCAGCACGCCGGTGAGGACTCCGAGGATGTCGCCGAGCACCCCGAGGATCTGCTGCTGGGTGACCGCGCTGAACTCGGTGTCCGGGTGGCGGCGGGTCAGCTCGGCGACGATCCGCTCGCCCAGCTCCTCGATCCGCTCGCGGTCCGGTGCCTTCACCGCGATGCCGTCCACCCGCTGGGTGCCCCAGAGCCGCTGCGCGGCGGTGACCGGCACGTGCACCTCGTCGTCCCGGTCGACCCCGAGGCTCTGCCCGAGTGGCGCGAAGACGCCGATCACCCGGAACCGCACCCCGGCCAGCGCCACTTGCTGGCCCAGCGGGTCCCGGTCGGGGAAGAGGGTGCGGGCCACCGCGTCACCGAGCACCGCCACCCGCCGGCTGGTGTCCACGTCGGTGCCGGTGAGGTAGCGGCCCCGGGCCAGCGACCGCGTGAACACCGCCGGGGTGGTCTCCAGCACCCCCTGCACCGTGGTGAAGTCGGAGTGGTTGCCGGCCCGCGCGGTCGCCCCGGAGGCGATGGTGACCGCCACCCGATCCGGGTCGCCGACCACCCGGCTGACGGCGTCGGCGTCCTTGAGGGTCAGCGGCGAGACCACCGGAGCGTTGCCCACCTCGATCCGCCCGGGGACGACCAGCAGCAGATTGGAGCCGAGGCCCTCGACCTGTTGCTCGACCTTTTGTTTGGTGCCGGTGCCGATGGCCACCAGCAGGACCACCGAGGCCACCCCGATGATCACCCCGAGCATGGTCAGCGCGCTGCGCAACCGGTTGGCCCGCAGGGCGTCCAGCGCCACCCGCCACGCCTCGGCGAGCCTCACGCCGCGCCTCCCGGCCGCTCGACCTCGGGCCGGCCCGGGTCGACCTCCCGCGGAAGGCGCCCGGTGGCTCCGGCGGCGCCACCGGAGCCACCGGACGGGTGCCCCGGACCGCTTCCGGACGCGGACCGGGGCTCCGCGCTGGGAGCGGGGACCAGTGTCGCAGGTCGACCGTGATCGACGGACGGCGGTCGATCATGCGGGTTGTCGCTGTCCGCCACGACCACTCCGTCGCGCATCGTGATCCGGCGCTGGGCCCGGGCCGCCACCTCCTGGTCATGGGTGACCATCACCAGCGCCACCCCGGACTCCACGTTCAACTGCTCCAACAGCTCCAGCACCGCCGCGCCGGTGACGCTGTCCAGGTTGCCGGTGGGTTCGTCGGCCAGCAGCACCGTCGGTTCGGTGACCAGCGCGCGGGCGATCGCCACCCGTTGCTGCTCACCGCCGGACATCTGGTTGGGCCGGTGGTCCAGGCGGTGCCCGAGGCCGACCCGGCCGAGCATCGCCGCCGCCCGCGCTCGACGCTGCCGGGCCGGCACACCCCGGTAGACCAGCGGCAGCGCCACGTTCTCCACCGCCGAGGTGCGCGGCAGCAGGTGGAACGCCTGGAAGACGAAGCCGATCGTCTCGTTGCGCAGGGTGGCCATCTCCGGCGGAGCGAGGGCGTTGACGTCCCGCCCGCCGATCACCAGCCGGCCACCGGTGGGCCGGTCCAGTCCGCCGAGCAGGTGCATGAGGGTGGACTTGCCCGAGCCGGACGGACCGACCAGGGCCACGTAGTCCCCCGCTTGCACGACCAACGACACCCCGCGCAACGCCTCGACGGACACCCCGTCCAGTTGGTACGTCCGGGACACGTCCACCGCCTCGATCGCCGGCGGCGCGTCGGTCACCGCACCTCCTGGCCGTCGCGCACCTGGTCGGTGCCGCGCACCACGATCCGGTCGCCGGGCTGCACGCCGTTGAGGATCTGCACCAGATCCGACCCCTGCACGCCCACGGTGACCGCCGCCCGGCCAGCCTTGCCGTCGTGGACCACCCAGACCGCGTCCCGGCCGTCGGCGGAGAACACCGCCGAAGCGGGGACGGTCACCGCGTCGGCGGCCTCGCGTACCCGCAGGTGCACGATCGCGTTCATGCCCGGCCGGGGGTCGGGGGCCGGCTCGTCCTCGGCCAGCTTCCCGGCGCCCAGTGCGAGGCGCACCCGGTAGGTGACGCCGCCCTGCGCGGAGTTGGTGGGCAGCACGTCCACCGAGCGGACCGTCGCGTCGTAGCTGGCACCGGTGACGGCGTCCAATTCGACGGTGGCGGTCACGCCGGCCTTGACCAGCAGCACGTCGGTTTCGTCCACCTCGGCGAGCAGCCCCAACTGCCCGGTGTCCACCACGGTCAGCACCGGTGTGCCGGCGCTGACCTGGCCGCCGACCGCGACCGCGTCGTCCACCCCGGCGGGCGACCCACCCTGGCTGGGGGCCAGCACGGACGGGTCGATGCCGGCCGCCTGGGCGCCGCCGGCCTGCTCCAGCAGCCCCGCGAGGCCACCGGTCGAGCCACCGCTGGCCCGCGTGCCACCCGGCTGCACCACCCCGGCGATCGGGGCACGCAGGGTCAGCGCGTCGACGGTCGCCTTCGCCAGGTCGTACGCCTGCTGGGCCTGCAACCGTTGCGCCGCGGAGAGCGCGCCGACGGCCGAGCTCAGCCCGCTGATCCCCCGCTGCACCGCGCGAACGGCCTGGTCGGCGCTTCGCGCGGCGGCAGCGTACTGCCGTTGCGCGGACGTCACCTGGGTCAGCAGCGCGTCCCGCAGTTGCGGGTCGGCGATCTTCTCGGCGGCCTTCCGGGCGGCGTCGAACGCCTCGTCGGCCGCCTTGTCGGTGCCGCGCCGGCTGCCGGTCAGGTCACCCGTGGAGACGCCCCGCCCGGCGCGCTTCGCCGCCTCCAACGCCTGCTTCGCCTGCCGAAGCCGCTGCTGCGCCGAGGGCGAGTCGACCACGGCGAGGACCTGACCGCGCTTCACCTGCTGTCCCGGCTGGACACGCAGGCTCACCAGGGTGCCGTCGGCGGGGGCGCTGAGCGTGGAGGCGGCCCGGGCCGTCACGGTCGCGGGCGCGTCGATCACCTCACTGACCTGGCTGCGAGCCGCTGACGCCAGCGCGAGATCGGGGTCGTCGTCGCCGCACGAGGCGGCGGTGGTGACGGTGAGGACGGCGACGGCGGTCAGGGCGGTGAGCAGGCGGGGCCGCGTGACGCTGGGCGGCCGCGGCAACTGGGGGCGGCGCACCCATCGATGGTACGGCTCACCAGCGCACCACCCAGGAGCCCGTCAGGCGGTGGCGGCGCGGACGTACGCGACGCACTCGTCGTGCAGCGTCGACCACTGCTCGCCGAACGCCTCCTCGGCGGCCACGTCGAGGGTCTTGCGCTCGTGCACCACGGCCTTGAAGAAGGTGAGCAGCCGCTGTGGCCCGTACCTGTCGACGAGGTGTCGGACCGCCAGGTAGCCGACGCCGTAGCTGCCGCTGACCTGCTCGGCGGAGGCGTCGTCGGCGGGGTTGATGCCCGCCAACTTGCCATCCCAGTTACCCCGGATCAGTTTCCGCACCTCGGCGAGCCCCTCGTACCGGTCGACCGCCTGACCGCCGGCGCCGGCGAACTCGGCCAGCCCTTCCACCAGCCACCAGGTGGCCTTGCCCGGATAGCCGCGCTCCGGCAGTGAGGCCGCGTGGGTCAACTCGTGTCGGAGCAGATCATCGGTGCCGCTGCTGGGGAGCCCGTCGGCGTTGAGCACCACCTCGTGGTGGCCGCCGCCGACGGTCACCGCGTACCCGCCGGTCCATTCCGGTCGTTCGCCGCCGTACCAGCGCTGCCACTCGGTACGGCCGGCGTAGAAGATCCGGTAGCGATCCGGTGGCGAGCCGGCAACCACGTACCCGTCGGCGATCTTGGCCGCCGCTTCGGCCTGGGCGAGCAGGCCGGGCAGCTTGCCGCGCAGCGCCGGGGTGGTGGCGACGATGGTCCGCGCGCCGATCGCGACGGCCAGGTCGCTGATCTCCCACGGCCGGGTGCCGGTCTCCACCGACTTGGACTCTTCCATCGCGACCAGGCGGGGCTGCTCGCCGTTCTCCCGCCAGCGGGTGCCGATCAGCACCGGGCTGGGCCGGCAGTTCGGTGCGACGAAGCAGTACTGGAAGCGCACGAGCAGGCGCCACTCGCCCGGCTTGCCGACGATCGGCGCGGGCAGACCGCTCGGCTCGGCCCGCCAGACGGTGACCTTGAGCGCGCGCAGCGCGGCGAAGCGGCGGCGCAGGTCGGCGTGCGTGGTCGGATCGGCGACGGCGAGGAAGCCGGCCTGGTCGCCGCCGAGCAGTGCCGTGCCCTGCCGGTCGAGCTGGGCGGTCATCCGGTCGGCCAGCCGTCGGGCCGCCGCGGTGGCCGGGTCGTCGGTCGCCGAGGCGCCGACCCGGCTGATCGTCGACCGGGCACCGCTCTCCCGTACCACTCCCACCACGAGCAGCGCCGGCATGCCGCAGCCCAGCAGGAGGACGATCACCACGAGCCCGGTCCACAGTGGCCAGAGCCGCCGTAGTGATGGCTGATGCACCCCGTCGGTCACCCGGCGAAGGGTACGACCTGCCGGCCGATCGGGCGAGGCCGGCACGCCCCCGACCCACTCCGCGGACCACGGCCAGGGACGCCGCCGGGCCCGGCCAGGGGTGCCACTCAGGCCTGGCGGCCAGCGCGGCGGAGCAGGATGGTGACGACCGCCCAGACGACGACCAGGGCGAAGCCGAGCCACGGCTGCCCGAGCAGGGCGAGCATCCCGCCGCCCAGCACGAACCAGCCGGCCTGGAAGGCGTGCTTGGCCGGTGGGCGCAGCGGGACCCGGGCACGAGGTGAGCCGAGGACACCCCAGAGCCCGGCGAGCAGCAGCGGCACACCGACAGCGGCGAGCAGTCGGACGGCCGTGGGTACGTCCAGGGACCAGCCCCACCGAGCACCGACGGCCAGGACGGCCAACTCCAGCAGGAAGACCAGGAACAGCCCGAACGCCCGGATCACGGCTGGTCCGCCTGATCGACGATGCCGCGAACGCGGGGCCAGGAGCGGAACGTGACGTCCAAGCCAGCGATGAGTTGGTGGTACGAGCGGTCGACGTCGCGGGGCAGGCCGAAGCCGCCGGCAGCCTCCAGGGAGACGAACCCGTGCAGAGCGCTGCGCAGCGCCCGGGTCGCGTCCACCGCGTCGTCGTCGGTGAGCCCGTACCCGCGCAGCACGGCGAAGATGGCGCCGACCGCGCGCTCACCCGCCTCGACGTGCTCCGGGTCGGCCGGATCGGGCACCCGCTGGGTGACCGGGTAGCGACCGGGATGCCGGTGGGCGTAGCCACGGTAGGCGTCGGCAATCGCCCGGAGGGCGTCGCCGCCGGCCCGGCCGACGGCGGCGGTGGTCATCTCCGTGGCCAGCTCGCCGGTGGCCAGCGCGGAGAGCTTCTGGTCCAGCGCGTCCGCTCCCCGCACGTGCTTGTAGAGGCTGGGCAGCGCGACGCCGAGTCGGCTGGCGAGCGCGGCGAGGGTGAGCTGCTGGTAGCCGACCTCGTCGGCCAGCCGGGCCGCCTCCCGCACCACGGTCTGCTGGTTGAGGCCGACCCTAGGCACCGGCGCACACCGCCAGAAAGCCGAGCAGCTCGTCGGCGGTGCGCTGTGGCCGGTCGGCGTGCGGGTAGTGGCCGGCCTCCTCGATCATCCGGGCTTCGGCGATGCGGAAGAGCCGGCGGGCTGCCCGCGCCTCGGCGCCCGGGTCGGGGAAATCCGGGTCCTTGGCACCCATCAGCACCAGCACCGGTTGCCGGACCTGCGGCGCGCGGGCGGTCCAGTGGGGCTCGACCGGCTCGCTCACGCCGCGCATCGCGGCCATCCGGCCGGGCTCGCGCAGGGTGGCCACCATCGACTTGCGGTACGCGACGTCGTCGGCGGGCCGGTGCACCGGGAAGAGCGTGCTGTGGAACATCCCGAACAGTCGAGGGCTGCGCAGCACGGCCGCCATCGCCACCCGCAGCAGCGGGTTGAGCTTCGCCTGACCGACGAACGCGCCGATCTGCACGATGCCAGTGACCGACTCGGGCGCGTCGGTCGCGGCGAAGACCACCGCCGCCGCGCTGGACGAGCTGCCGACCAGCACGGCCGGCCCGGCGTCGAGGTCCCGGACCACGGCCAGCAGGTCGGCGCCGACCTCCGCTGGGGCGTACGTCGGCCATCCGACGCTGGACTCGCCGTGCCCCCGAACGTCCACCGAGGCGACCCGGTGGCCGGCCGCGACCAGCAGCGGCACGAGGTGCCGGAAGCTCGCCTTGTTCTCGCCCATGCCGTGCGCGAGGACGACCAACGGCCCCTCGCCCTGCACCTCGTACGCGATGTGTCCGCCGTCCCGCCGCACCTGGCTAGTTGTCATAGCCTTTAGGCTAAGGGTATTAGCCAGAGTTGGCAAGTCGGTTACGCGAAACGGGCCGACGGTGACCCGAGGGGTCGCCGCCGGCCCGTCGACCGAACCGGAGAGATTACTTCTTGGAGATCAGGGCACGGCCGAAGAAGACCAGGTTGGCCGGGCGCTCGGCGAGACGGCGCATCAGGTAGCCGTACCACTCGTCGCCGTACGGGACGTAGGTGCGGACGGTGTAACCCTCGCCGGCCAGGCGAGCCTGCTCCTCGGGGCGGATGCCGTAGAGCATCTGGAACTCGAACCGCTCCGGCCCCCGGTCGAACCAGCGGGCCCGATCCTCGCCGATGGCGATCATCCGAGGGTCGTGGGTCGCCAGCATCGGGTAGCCGTCGCCGGACATCAGGATGTTCATGCAGCGCACGTAGGACCTGTCCACCTCGCGGGCGGACTGGTACGCCACCGACTCCGGCTCCTTGTAGGCACCCTTGCACAGCCGCACCCGCGACCCCGCCGAGGAGAGCTCCCGGCAGTCCGACTCGGTCCGGCGCAGGTACGCCTGGAGCACCGCACCTGTCGACGGGAAGTCCTTGCGCAGCCGGCCCAGCACCTCCAGCGTCGAGTCGGTGGTGGTGTGGTCCTCCATGTCCAGGGTGACCGTGGTGCCCGCCGCATCGGCCGCCACGCAGATCGCCCGGGCGTTGTCGTACGCCAACTGCTCGTCGAACATCTGGCCGAGAGCGGAGAGCTTCACGCTCACCTCGGCGGCCGGGGTGAGCCCCGCGCCGCCGAGCATCTTCAACAACTTCAGGTATTCGTCGCGCGTGGCGGTGGCCTGCTCGGGGGTGACGGTGTCCTCACCCAGGTGGTCGAGGGTGACCGCGAGACCGTCGTCGACGAGCCCGCGGGTCGCGCGCAACGCGTCGTCGGTGGCAGCGCCGGCGACGAACCGGCGAACGACGTCCCGGGTGTACGGGGCGGTCGCGACAAGCCGCTCGACCTGGGATGACCGGGAGGCGGCGAGGATGACGGAACGGAGCATGAGCCGAGCGTAACGCCCCTGCCAGGACCCCCGCCGAGGGGCGGCCGGGGCACCCCGACCTCCGGAGCGGGGGTGCGGGAGAGCGCCAGCCTGATCACCGACGGCTACCCGCGCTTTCTGCCGCACTACATCGACGCGGCACGCACCCCATGAGTCGTCTACCGTTGGGGGCGTGAACTTCGACGCGTACGCCCGGACCGGCGTTGACTTGGTCAACGCCCGTCTGGACGACCTCGACGACCTGCGGGCCCTGTTTCCCGACGACAACGCCTGGATGCGCGACGAAGTCGCCGACCGGGACGTCGCGATCTTCCGACGGGCGCAGAAGCGGTTGCGCGATGTCTTCGAATACGGCACCTCGGGTCGTGACGCCCGAGCGGTCACCGAGCTGAACGCGCTGCTCGAAGCGTTCCCGGTGCAGCCGCGAATCTCCGGGCACGACTCCAGCGACTGGCACATGCACGTGACCAGCCGGGGTGCCTCGGTCAGTGCGGAATACCTGGCCGGCGCGGTCTGGGGGCTGTCGGTCTGGCTCTGTGAGTACGGCAGCGCACGGTTCGGGGTCTGCGCCGACGAGCGGTGCGGCAACGTCTACCTGGACACGTCGTCCAACTGCTGCCGGCGGTTCTGCTCGGAGCGCTGCGCCACCCGCTCGCACGTGGCCGCGCACCGGGCCCGCAAGCGGGCGGCGGTCGGCGAGCAGGTGACGGTCGCCGCGCAGCCCACCGTGAGCGCCGACTCACTCTCGCCGGTCAGCTGACACCGCCACCGCCCTGTCTTCGAGGGCGGGACCGGCCAGGTCAGACGTCGGCCGGGGACGGCGCGGTCAGGTGCTGACGGGCGAACTCCAGTGCGGCGCGCAGGTCCGCCTCGCGCACCGCGCGGCTCTTCGCGCCCCGGGTGGCGACCTCCACCGCCACCGCCCCGGTGAAGCCACGTCCGGCCAGCGAGGAGAGCAGCTCACCACAGGGTTGCGTGCCACGGCCGGGCACCAGGTGCTCGTCGCGGCCCTCACCGGTGCCGTCGCCGAGGTGCACGTGGGCCAAACCGGCACCCATCCGGTCGGCCATCGCGAGGGGGTCGCTGTGCGAGGCCGCGCAGTGCGACAGATCCAGCGTGTACGACGGGTAGCCGGTGTCGGTGGGATCCCAACCCGGCACGTACGGAACGAACTGCCGACCTGCCATCCGCACCGGGTACATGTTCTCCACCGCGAACCGCAGCCCGGTGAACCGGGCCGCGACCGTGGCCAACCCCTCGGCGAAGTTACGTGCGTAGTCCCGTTGCCAGGTGAACGGTGGGTGCACCACGACAGTCGGCGCCTCCAGCGTCTCGGCCAGCTCGGCGGCCTTGCGCAGCCGCTCCCACGGGTCCGGGCTCCACACCCGCTGGGTGACCAGCAGGCAGGGCGCGTGCACGGAAAGCACCGGCGTGCCGTAGTGCTTGGAGAGGCCGCGCAGCGCGCCCGCGTCCTGGCTGACCACGTCGGTCCAGACCATCACCTCGACGCCGTCGTAACCGAGTGCCGCGGCCAGTTGGAACGCCGCCGCGGTCGGCTCGGGAAAGACCGACGAGCTGGACAGGAGCACGGGAACGCGGGAAGTCACATCAGTCAGCGTAGCCCGGCGACGCAGGGGGCATCGTGACGAGCGCTGGCGAATCAGCCTAAACCGCGCGTCCGATCAGATCGGTTCGAGTTGATCGAGTCGGCGGAGAATGACGCCTTCCCGCAGCGCCCACGGGCAGATGTCCAGCGAGTCCAGATCCAGGCGGCGCATCACCGCCTCGGCGACCACAGCGCCGGCCAGCAACTGGTGGGCACGGCCCGAGCTGACCCCCTCCAACTCCATCAACTGGGCCGGTGGGATGTGTCGGATGAAGCCGATGACCTGCCGTAGACCGGCGCGGGTCAGGCTGCGCCGCGCCCAGAGCCCGGCACCGGACGGTGCCGCCCCCGCCAGCCGGGCCAGGGTACGGAACGTCTTCGAAGTGGCCACCGCGCGACCCCAACCCACCTCGGTCATCTGGTCGACCACCTTGTCCAGCCGACCTTCCACGTACTCCCGCAGCTTGTCGACAGCCTCGGCGGACGGCGGCGTCGCGCTGCCCGGGTCGACGCGCAGCCGCTCCCGGGTCAGCCGCCCTGCGCCGAGCGGCAGCGAGACCGCCGCGTCCGGGTCCTCGTCGATGCCGGCGGCGATCTCCAGGGAGCCACCGCCGATGTCGAGCACCAGCAGCCGCCCCGCCGACCAGCCGAACCAACGCCGTACCGCCAGGAACGTCAGCCGCGCCTCGTCGGCCCCGGAGAGCACCGCGAGGCGTACGCCGGTCTCGTCACGGACCCGCGCCAGCACCTCGGCCGCGTTGGTGGCGTCGCGCACCGCGGACGTGGCGAACGCGATCAGGTCGTCGGCCTCCAGCCCGGTGGCGGCCGCCTTGGCCATGCCCACGGCCTTGACGAGGCCGTCCGCTCCCGCGTCGGTCAGCGCGCCGTCGGGGCCGATCTGCTCGGCCAGCCGGAGCACCACCTTCTCGGAGTGCGCCGGCCATGGGTGCGCGCCGTGGTGCGCGTCCACCACAAGGAGGTGCACCGTGTTGGAACCGACGTCGAGGACACCCAGTCGCATGGTGAAGACCCTAGGTGCAACACGTTTGCGCGGCTCGCGGGCCCGTGGACGTCACCGCGCGTACGCTGGTCCGGGTGACGATGGAGCTCCGTGTGCTGGTGGACGACCCGGGCGACCCGCGCAGTCGCGAGGTGCCGTTGGACTTCCCCCGAGAGTGGATCGAGTTCGCCGACCCGGCTGACGAGACGCACCTGATCCGCGCCGACCTGACCTGGCTGCTCTCCCGCTGGACCTGCATCTTCGGGAAGGGCTGCCACGGCATCATCGCTGGGCGGGCCGCCGACGGTTGCTGCTCGCACGGTGCGTTCTTCACCGACTCGGACGACGAGAAGCGGGTCCGCAACGCCGTCAAGCGGCTCACCCCGTCGACCTGGCAGCACTTCCAGCGTGGGTTCAAGAACTGGACCGACGAGGACACCATCGACGGCAAGAACCCAGCCCGCCGTACCGCCACCCAGGGCGCCGACGGTCCGTGTGTGTTCCTCAACGACGCCGACTTCGCCGGCGGTGGTGGCTGCGCGCTGCACGCCCAGGCGTTGCGCGACGGGGTGCACCCGTTGGAATACAAACCGGACGTCTGCTGGCAGTTGCCGATCCGCCGAGATCAGGACTGGGTCAAGCGGCCGGACAACACAAAGGTGCTGGTTTCCACGCTGTCCGAGTTCGATCGGCGGGGCTGGGGGGCCGGCGGGCACGACCTGGACTGGTGGTGCACCTCCTCGACGGACGCGCACGTCGGCACCGAACCGATGTACCTGTCGTACTCCCCGGAGCTGACCGCGCTGATCGGCGCTGCCGCTTACGAGCGGCTGGCCGAGCTGTGCGCGGCCCGAACGAAGCAGGGCATGGTCGCCCCGCACCCGGCCGACGAGTCCTGAGCGCCGCTCAGCGCAGGGCGTCGTCGACCAGTGTGCGAGCGCTGCGCCGGGCCGCGTCGGCGATCAGCGGGTCGCCATCCAGCACACCGCCGGCGAGCCCGCCGTCCAGCAGCAGGGTGAGTTGCCGGGCGAGCAGTTCCGGGTCGGCCGCGCCGGCCTGACGGGCCAGCTCGGTCACCCAGGCCCGTACCACGACTTTGTGCTCGACCGTCCGGGCGTGCACCGGGCCACCGGCGGACGATTCGGCGGCGGTGTTGATG
The nucleotide sequence above comes from Micromonospora luteifusca. Encoded proteins:
- a CDS encoding NAD-dependent epimerase/dehydratase family protein — translated: MTPGGTPGAPGVVLVTGVGRYLGAHVAARLAADPRIERVIGVDAPDSGAEFTDLLDRVERIRVDSGSIGGLLADLDVDAVVHLALVSAPDSQHGGRSAMKDQNVIGTMQMLAACQRAPRLRKLVVRSSTAAYGVSFRDPAVFTEETEPREVPRGGFGRDILDIEGYVRGFRRRRSDVTATVLRFAPFIGSTADTTLTRYFAQPFVPTVFGRDPRLQFLHFDDALEVLHRSIVEDHPGTYNVAGPGVLSLSQAIRRAGRVAVPVLEPSLSSAAALARTMGFGRYGLDQVDLFVHGRVVDTTRLEQEYDFTPRSTAEAFEDFIRAHHGGVVVTRGQLAAAEQLVLEGIRQVRAAVRERRP
- a CDS encoding 30S ribosomal protein bS22, which encodes MGSVVKKRRKRMAKKKHRKLLRKTRVQRRRLGK
- a CDS encoding helix-turn-helix domain-containing protein; protein product: MAGSQSDGRLSEVRFLTVAEVATVMRVSKMTVYRLVHSGELTAVRVGRSFRVPEHAVHEYLRGAFQETA
- a CDS encoding ABC transporter permease, which produces MRLAEAWRVALDALRANRLRSALTMLGVIIGVASVVLLVAIGTGTKQKVEQQVEGLGSNLLLVVPGRIEVGNAPVVSPLTLKDADAVSRVVGDPDRVAVTIASGATARAGNHSDFTTVQGVLETTPAVFTRSLARGRYLTGTDVDTSRRVAVLGDAVARTLFPDRDPLGQQVALAGVRFRVIGVFAPLGQSLGVDRDDEVHVPVTAAQRLWGTQRVDGIAVKAPDRERIEELGERIVAELTRRHPDTEFSAVTQQQILGVLGDILGVLTGVLAAIAGISLLVGGVGVSNIMLVSVRERTREIGLRKAVGARPRDIGVQFLLEAVLLTTIGGITGMALGVGTALLVDALSPIPAAITWWSLALAFGVSAVVGIVFGVVPAQRAGRLDPVVALRAE
- a CDS encoding ABC transporter ATP-binding protein, translating into MTDAPPAIEAVDVSRTYQLDGVSVEALRGVSLVVQAGDYVALVGPSGSGKSTLMHLLGGLDRPTGGRLVIGGRDVNALAPPEMATLRNETIGFVFQAFHLLPRTSAVENVALPLVYRGVPARQRRARAAAMLGRVGLGHRLDHRPNQMSGGEQQRVAIARALVTEPTVLLADEPTGNLDSVTGAAVLELLEQLNVESGVALVMVTHDQEVAARAQRRITMRDGVVVADSDNPHDRPPSVDHGRPATLVPAPSAEPRSASGSGPGHPSGGSGGAAGATGRLPREVDPGRPEVERPGGAA
- a CDS encoding efflux RND transporter periplasmic adaptor subunit — its product is MRRPQLPRPPSVTRPRLLTALTAVAVLTVTTAASCGDDDPDLALASAARSQVSEVIDAPATVTARAASTLSAPADGTLVSLRVQPGQQVKRGQVLAVVDSPSAQQRLRQAKQALEAAKRAGRGVSTGDLTGSRRGTDKAADEAFDAARKAAEKIADPQLRDALLTQVTSAQRQYAAAARSADQAVRAVQRGISGLSSAVGALSAAQRLQAQQAYDLAKATVDALTLRAPIAGVVQPGGTRASGGSTGGLAGLLEQAGGAQAAGIDPSVLAPSQGGSPAGVDDAVAVGGQVSAGTPVLTVVDTGQLGLLAEVDETDVLLVKAGVTATVELDAVTGASYDATVRSVDVLPTNSAQGGVTYRVRLALGAGKLAEDEPAPDPRPGMNAIVHLRVREAADAVTVPASAVFSADGRDAVWVVHDGKAGRAAVTVGVQGSDLVQILNGVQPGDRIVVRGTDQVRDGQEVR
- a CDS encoding YrdB family protein codes for the protein MIRAFGLFLVFLLELAVLAVGARWGWSLDVPTAVRLLAAVGVPLLLAGLWGVLGSPRARVPLRPPAKHAFQAGWFVLGGGMLALLGQPWLGFALVVVWAVVTILLRRAGRQA
- a CDS encoding TetR/AcrR family transcriptional regulator, which codes for MPRVGLNQQTVVREAARLADEVGYQQLTLAALASRLGVALPSLYKHVRGADALDQKLSALATGELATEMTTAAVGRAGGDALRAIADAYRGYAHRHPGRYPVTQRVPDPADPEHVEAGERAVGAIFAVLRGYGLTDDDAVDATRALRSALHGFVSLEAAGGFGLPRDVDRSYHQLIAGLDVTFRSWPRVRGIVDQADQP
- a CDS encoding alpha/beta fold hydrolase, with the protein product MTTSQVRRDGGHIAYEVQGEGPLVVLAHGMGENKASFRHLVPLLVAAGHRVASVDVRGHGESSVGWPTYAPAEVGADLLAVVRDLDAGPAVLVGSSSSAAAVVFAATDAPESVTGIVQIGAFVGQAKLNPLLRVAMAAVLRSPRLFGMFHSTLFPVHRPADDVAYRKSMVATLREPGRMAAMRGVSEPVEPHWTARAPQVRQPVLVLMGAKDPDFPDPGAEARAARRLFRIAEARMIEEAGHYPHADRPQRTADELLGFLAVCAGA